One Mycobacterium kubicae genomic window carries:
- a CDS encoding flavodoxin family protein, translating to MTTLLVVHHTPSPATRELLEAVLAGANDPEIYGVEVISRPALAATLPDMLAADGYLFGTTANFGYMSGALKHFFDTVYYPSLDHVAGRPYGLWVHGNNDTVGAAAAVGKLATGLALTQAADVLEVAGAVDAAVRERAYELGGTLAATVME from the coding sequence ATGACCACGTTGCTGGTGGTGCACCACACCCCTTCGCCGGCCACGCGGGAGCTGCTGGAAGCGGTGCTCGCCGGCGCCAACGACCCTGAGATCTACGGAGTCGAGGTGATCTCCCGGCCGGCGCTGGCCGCGACACTGCCGGACATGCTCGCCGCCGACGGTTATCTGTTCGGCACGACGGCCAACTTCGGCTATATGTCCGGAGCGCTCAAGCACTTCTTCGACACCGTCTACTACCCGAGCCTGGACCACGTCGCGGGCCGACCCTACGGCTTGTGGGTACACGGCAACAACGACACCGTCGGTGCCGCTGCTGCCGTCGGCAAGCTTGCGACCGGATTGGCGCTGACCCAGGCTGCCGACGTGCTCGAGGTCGCCGGAGCCGTCGACGCCGCGGTGCGCGAACGAGCTTACGAATTGGGCGGCACGCTGGCCGCGACAGTGATGGAGTGA